One genomic region from Thermococcus sp. encodes:
- a CDS encoding metal-sulfur cluster assembly factor produces MVTKEEVESIIRGIVDEKFVKSIEVDEKGNVTVTLSKDTPDIDGVLIKLNTELGKIEGVGTITINREREKKAEENVELSKDMILEKLKEVIDPEIGVDVVNLGLIYELEIRPDNTVYVKMTMTTPGCPLTMWILRAVEDKILEVPGVKDAEIELTFDPPWNPEMISEEYKKRLGLF; encoded by the coding sequence ATGGTAACAAAAGAGGAAGTTGAGAGTATCATCAGGGGAATAGTCGATGAGAAGTTCGTAAAATCCATCGAGGTTGATGAAAAGGGCAATGTGACGGTCACCCTGTCAAAGGACACGCCGGACATTGACGGGGTGCTCATAAAGCTTAACACGGAGCTCGGAAAGATCGAAGGAGTCGGAACCATAACGATAAACCGTGAGAGGGAAAAGAAGGCCGAAGAAAACGTCGAGCTGAGCAAGGACATGATACTGGAAAAGCTCAAGGAGGTCATAGACCCCGAGATAGGAGTTGACGTCGTCAACCTCGGTCTTATCTACGAGCTTGAGATAAGACCCGACAACACCGTCTACGTCAAGATGACAATGACCACCCCCGGCTGTCCGCTCACCATGTGGATTCTCCGCGCCGTTGAAGACAAGATACTTGAAGTCCCGGGCGTCAAGGACGCCGAAATCGAGCTTACCTTCGACCCGCCCTGGAATCCCGAGATGATAAGCGAGGAGTACAAAAAGAGGCTGGGGCTTTTCTGA
- a CDS encoding S8 family serine peptidase — MKGWKAVVLALFLIGIIAGMAAAAPTKPVVRNNGIQQKNYGLMTPGLFKKVQGMDWNQQVSTVIMFDSPRSRDSALRILKLMGAEIKYSYKIIPAVAVKMKVRDLLLIAGMIDTGFFGNTKVSGIKFIQEDYKVQVSDATSVAQIGADTVWNSLGYDGSGIVVAVIDTGIDASHPDLQGKVVAWYDVVNGKTTPYDDNGHGTHVAGIIAGTGAVNSQYIGVAPGAKLVGVKVLAADGSGSISDIIAGVDWVVQNRDKYGIKVINLSLGSSQSSDGTDSLSQAVNNAWAAGLVVCVAAGNSGPNTYTVGSPAAADKVITVGAVDSTDTIASFSSRGPTADGRLKPEVVAPGVDIIAPRASGTSMGTPIDDYYTKASGTSMATPHVAGAAALILQAHPTWTPDKIKTAFIETADIVAPTEIADIAYGAGRINVYKAINYDNYAKLVFTGSVADKGSATHSFDVSGATFVTATLYWDNSASDIDLYLYDPNGNQVDYSYTQYYGFEKVGYYNPTAGTWTVKVVSYSGAANYQVDVVSDGTLSQSSGTTPAPSPSPTPTTDSQTFTGYVHDWYDTSDSFTMTVNSGATKITGDLTFDTSLHDLDLYLYDPNGNIVDRSTTSNSYEHVEYLNPAPGTWKFLVYAYSTYGWASYQLDVVVYYG; from the coding sequence ATGAAGGGATGGAAGGCTGTTGTGTTGGCCCTTTTCCTGATAGGCATTATAGCCGGAATGGCAGCCGCAGCACCAACGAAGCCCGTCGTTCGGAATAACGGCATCCAGCAGAAGAACTACGGACTGATGACTCCAGGGCTGTTCAAGAAGGTTCAGGGGATGGACTGGAACCAGCAGGTCAGTACCGTCATAATGTTTGACAGCCCGCGGAGCAGGGACTCCGCCCTCAGGATACTGAAGCTTATGGGCGCTGAAATCAAGTACAGTTACAAGATAATCCCCGCCGTTGCGGTCAAGATGAAGGTCAGGGACCTTCTGCTTATCGCCGGCATGATCGACACCGGCTTCTTCGGCAACACCAAGGTCTCGGGAATAAAGTTCATCCAGGAGGATTATAAGGTCCAGGTTTCAGATGCTACTTCCGTTGCCCAGATAGGGGCTGACACCGTCTGGAACTCCCTCGGTTACGATGGCAGCGGTATCGTTGTTGCGGTTATCGACACCGGTATAGACGCGAGCCACCCCGACCTCCAGGGCAAGGTCGTGGCATGGTACGATGTAGTCAACGGCAAGACCACCCCCTACGATGACAACGGCCATGGAACCCACGTCGCAGGAATCATCGCCGGAACCGGCGCTGTCAACTCACAGTACATCGGCGTCGCCCCCGGAGCGAAGCTCGTTGGCGTCAAGGTTCTCGCCGCAGACGGTTCGGGAAGCATATCCGACATCATAGCCGGCGTCGACTGGGTCGTCCAGAACAGGGACAAGTACGGGATCAAGGTCATCAACCTCTCCCTCGGCTCAAGCCAGAGCTCCGACGGTACCGACTCCCTGAGCCAGGCCGTCAACAACGCCTGGGCGGCTGGCCTCGTCGTCTGTGTCGCCGCCGGAAACAGCGGGCCCAACACCTACACCGTCGGCTCTCCGGCCGCCGCCGACAAGGTCATAACGGTCGGTGCCGTTGACAGCACGGACACCATAGCCAGCTTCTCCAGCCGGGGACCGACCGCCGACGGCAGGCTCAAGCCCGAGGTCGTCGCCCCGGGTGTTGACATCATCGCCCCGAGGGCCAGCGGAACCAGCATGGGCACCCCGATCGACGATTACTACACCAAGGCCTCCGGCACGAGCATGGCCACCCCGCACGTTGCCGGCGCCGCGGCCCTCATACTCCAGGCCCACCCGACATGGACTCCGGACAAGATAAAGACCGCCTTCATCGAGACCGCCGATATAGTGGCCCCGACCGAGATAGCGGACATCGCCTACGGTGCCGGTAGGATAAACGTCTACAAGGCCATAAACTACGACAACTACGCCAAGCTCGTCTTCACCGGTTCGGTCGCCGACAAGGGAAGCGCCACCCACTCCTTCGACGTCAGCGGCGCCACCTTTGTCACGGCCACGCTCTACTGGGACAACAGCGCCAGTGACATCGACCTCTACCTCTACGACCCCAACGGCAACCAGGTGGACTACTCATACACCCAGTACTACGGCTTCGAGAAGGTCGGCTACTACAACCCGACTGCCGGAACCTGGACGGTCAAGGTCGTCAGCTACAGCGGTGCGGCAAACTACCAGGTCGACGTCGTCAGTGACGGCACCCTCAGCCAGTCGAGCGGAACCACCCCCGCCCCGAGCCCAAGCCCGACTCCGACCACCGACAGCCAGACCTTCACCGGCTATGTCCATGACTGGTACGACACCAGCGACAGCTTCACCATGACCGTCAACAGCGGCGCCACCAAGATAACCGGAGACCTGACCTTCGACACCAGCCTCCACGACCTCGACCTCTACCTCTACGACCCCAACGGTAACATCGTGGACCGCTCCACAACGAGCAACAGCTACGAGCACGTCGAATACCTCAACCCGGCACCGGGAACCTGGAAGTTCCTCGTCTACGCCTACAGCACATACGGCTGGGCCAGCTACCAGCTCGATGTCGTTGTCTACTACGGCTGA
- a CDS encoding nucleotidyltransferase domain-containing protein, translating into MIEVIDCIRRNLGRVPGLYSLILYGSLARGDYLPGTSDVDFFAIIEDGVNRRMCFQK; encoded by the coding sequence ATGATTGAGGTCATCGACTGCATCAGGCGAAACCTCGGCCGGGTTCCCGGCCTTTATTCTCTAATTCTCTACGGCTCTCTCGCCAGGGGAGATTACCTGCCCGGAACGAGCGATGTCGATTTCTTTGCTATCATTGAAGACGGTGTCAACCGGAGGATGTGCTTTCAAAAATAA
- the bpsA gene encoding N(4)-bis(aminopropyl)spermidine synthase, producing MREIVEKVREKTSIPVYERTVENVLSAIQASGDVWRIVDLSEEPLPLVVAVIAALHELGYVTFDGPSVVLTQSGRKLVEKYGIGARKDYTCAHCEGKTVELSAFSDLLEQFKEIVKNRPQPKHDFDQAYVTPETTVARIALMHTRGDLENKEVFVLGDDDLTSIALMLSGLPKRIAVLDIDERLVKFIEKTADELGYEDIEMFTFDLREPLPDYALHKFDTFITDPPETVDAIRAFVGRGIATLKGPGCAGYFGITRRESSLDKWREIQRLLLNEFGVVITDIIRNFNEYVNWGYEEETRAWKLLPVKVKPSYNWYKSYMFRIQTLEGSKGFEEKIEIGDELYNDEEASTT from the coding sequence ATGAGGGAGATAGTGGAAAAGGTCAGGGAGAAGACGAGCATCCCCGTTTACGAGAGAACCGTTGAGAACGTTCTGAGCGCGATACAGGCGAGTGGAGACGTCTGGAGAATAGTTGACCTCAGTGAGGAACCGCTTCCGCTTGTGGTTGCCGTTATTGCCGCCCTCCACGAGCTCGGATACGTGACTTTTGACGGCCCGAGCGTCGTTCTCACCCAGAGCGGCAGGAAGCTGGTGGAGAAGTATGGAATAGGCGCCAGGAAGGACTACACCTGCGCCCACTGCGAGGGCAAGACCGTTGAGCTTTCGGCTTTCAGCGACCTCCTTGAGCAGTTCAAGGAAATCGTCAAGAACCGCCCTCAGCCGAAGCACGACTTCGACCAGGCCTACGTTACCCCCGAGACGACCGTCGCCAGGATCGCCCTGATGCACACCCGCGGAGACCTTGAGAACAAGGAGGTCTTCGTTCTTGGCGACGACGACCTGACCAGTATAGCGCTGATGCTCAGCGGCCTGCCGAAGAGGATAGCTGTCCTCGACATCGACGAGAGGCTCGTTAAGTTCATCGAGAAGACCGCCGACGAGCTCGGATACGAGGACATCGAGATGTTCACCTTCGATCTCCGCGAGCCGCTTCCCGACTACGCGCTCCACAAGTTCGACACCTTCATCACCGACCCGCCCGAGACTGTTGATGCCATAAGGGCCTTCGTCGGCAGGGGCATAGCAACGCTCAAGGGTCCCGGCTGCGCCGGCTACTTCGGCATAACGAGGCGCGAGAGCTCGCTCGACAAGTGGCGCGAGATTCAGAGGTTGCTCCTCAACGAGTTCGGCGTTGTTATAACCGACATCATCAGGAACTTCAACGAGTACGTGAACTGGGGCTACGAGGAGGAGACGAGGGCCTGGAAGCTCCTCCCGGTCAAGGTCAAGCCGTCGTACAACTGGTACAAGAGCTACATGTTCAGGATTCAGACGCTCGAAGGCTCGAAGGGCTTCGAGGAGAAGATAGAGATAGGCGACGAGCTCTACAACGACGAAGAGGCATCGACCACATGA
- a CDS encoding ferredoxin, whose product MAWKVRVDQDVCIGDAICASLCPDVFEMNDEGKSVPIVEVIEDENLYNCAVEAAEACPVSCIYIEEA is encoded by the coding sequence ATGGCGTGGAAGGTTAGGGTTGACCAGGACGTTTGTATCGGAGATGCCATCTGTGCCAGCCTCTGCCCGGACGTCTTCGAGATGAACGACGAGGGCAAGAGCGTTCCTATCGTCGAGGTTATCGAGGACGAGAACCTCTACAACTGCGCCGTTGAGGCCGCCGAGGCCTGTCCGGTCAGCTGTATCTACATCGAGGAGGCTTGA
- a CDS encoding tungsten cofactor oxidoreductase radical SAM maturase, which translates to MENNAHKFELNGTFVLIPKKPDLKYLYIEITNRCNLRCEMCFKQYWEDPEGDMDWELFLKILDDAEELPDLEMIYFGGIGEPTVHPRFMDMVREVKRRGFALGISTNGFLLTDKRIRELVELGVDLMYFSVDSVPTQPVDIGHIKPDYTGSRIRKIQEVKKELGKDVPHIGVEVVVTKENYNELVDVAHYVGSLGADTLLISNLLPITKEHAEMIVYDGSIDMTPIVNKLQSIYHGYLHRIAEFSLRTERHCEFIEKKVAVIRWDGEVAPCYRFLHTYPEIVFGREKKVYAYSFGNVREKSLAEIWTSRDYSWFRFTVQNALYPSCTDCPLNESCSFVQDTESDCWGNRPSCADCLWARRIVLCPIPEKGMKGFW; encoded by the coding sequence TTGGAGAACAACGCTCATAAGTTCGAGCTTAACGGCACTTTCGTTCTAATTCCCAAAAAGCCTGATCTGAAGTACCTCTACATCGAAATAACCAATAGGTGTAACCTCCGCTGTGAAATGTGTTTCAAACAGTACTGGGAAGACCCGGAGGGCGACATGGACTGGGAGCTCTTCTTGAAAATACTCGATGACGCGGAGGAGCTTCCCGATCTGGAGATGATATACTTTGGAGGAATCGGGGAACCTACGGTTCACCCGAGGTTCATGGACATGGTGAGGGAAGTCAAAAGGCGCGGTTTCGCCCTTGGAATAAGTACCAACGGATTCCTTCTGACGGACAAGAGGATAAGGGAGCTCGTGGAGCTCGGCGTTGACCTCATGTACTTCTCGGTCGACTCCGTTCCAACCCAGCCGGTCGACATCGGGCACATAAAGCCTGACTACACTGGGTCAAGGATACGGAAGATACAGGAGGTAAAGAAGGAGCTCGGGAAGGACGTGCCCCACATAGGGGTTGAGGTCGTTGTCACAAAGGAGAACTACAACGAGCTGGTTGATGTTGCACACTACGTCGGCTCGCTCGGTGCCGATACACTACTGATATCAAACCTCCTGCCAATAACCAAGGAGCACGCCGAAATGATAGTCTACGACGGTTCTATTGACATGACGCCAATCGTGAACAAGCTCCAGTCAATATACCACGGCTACCTCCACAGGATAGCGGAGTTCTCCCTGAGAACTGAGAGGCACTGCGAGTTCATAGAGAAGAAAGTTGCGGTGATCCGGTGGGACGGGGAAGTAGCACCCTGCTACCGCTTCCTCCACACGTACCCCGAGATAGTCTTCGGCAGGGAAAAGAAGGTTTACGCTTACTCATTCGGCAACGTTCGAGAGAAAAGCCTGGCAGAGATATGGACGAGCAGGGACTACAGCTGGTTCAGGTTTACGGTTCAGAACGCCCTGTACCCAAGCTGCACCGACTGTCCGCTGAACGAATCATGTTCCTTTGTGCAGGATACAGAATCGGACTGCTGGGGCAACAGGCCAAGCTGTGCGGACTGCCTCTGGGCGAGGCGCATAGTGCTCTGCCCGATACCGGAGAAGGGTATGAAAGGATTTTGGTGA
- a CDS encoding prenyltransferase/squalene oxidase repeat-containing protein, with protein MRRILGAALILMIIGLSLPVGSAKIEPYVYRPTVPETAFAVLALYQTGDYDKVLEGCEWLVALKTPFDSWGMVYGEEHMAKYTAMAMLALMRGEDIARGRYRDVLNGAAYWLIYKQNPDGSWEDYTGTALAVIALREFLNGYINENLTGFEKQVREAINRGEGWLMGTEPKTDAERIFGYLALGKKDELEKMGVEGELEAYRAFALAYLGEKVELSGDFESTVATAMALYATGEEKYRKELIEKEHFGFWGVLRYRVLDLLSVSKVGSFEGLRDVACPYLGKITPGDDWERVILADYYLLCNMTPELPSSYSGLFPWQVAEIARVKALLGEDYSDEVDYLLSTARNGVWKDFYNTEYVVWVLRELNVSHDYGASLSYLSNNLTWMLKTKDPKTGNPVYYTIPTYYFAYAIIVFSEFGMEKELNETLNLLAERQYPNGAFPYTQGSVAGITSTAKAVWALQEAGLTDTELYEKGVSFLRNLLYANIPELEVKDGTVRLTNATFLLVRDSRYIGNSTGSVETSGLDGYVVVYPSKNPLSIGAYEVRGFTAVKSGENEEGTAYVYIGIGALLVALTVVIVWRSRK; from the coding sequence ATGAGGAGAATTCTCGGGGCAGCGCTCATACTGATGATCATCGGATTATCCCTCCCGGTAGGGAGCGCTAAAATCGAGCCTTACGTTTACAGGCCCACCGTTCCCGAAACTGCCTTTGCTGTTCTCGCCCTCTACCAGACCGGAGACTATGATAAGGTTCTTGAGGGGTGCGAATGGCTCGTGGCGTTGAAGACGCCCTTCGATTCATGGGGGATGGTCTACGGGGAAGAGCACATGGCGAAGTACACCGCGATGGCCATGCTGGCCCTCATGCGCGGTGAAGACATCGCCAGGGGCCGTTACCGCGATGTTCTCAACGGCGCCGCATACTGGCTGATATACAAGCAGAACCCCGACGGCTCGTGGGAGGACTACACCGGGACGGCGCTTGCAGTCATTGCTCTCAGGGAATTCCTGAACGGCTACATCAACGAAAACCTCACGGGATTCGAAAAGCAGGTGAGGGAGGCCATAAATCGTGGAGAGGGCTGGCTGATGGGGACCGAGCCAAAGACAGATGCAGAGAGGATATTCGGCTACCTGGCCCTTGGAAAAAAGGATGAACTTGAAAAGATGGGCGTCGAGGGTGAACTGGAAGCCTACCGCGCCTTTGCCCTTGCATATCTGGGGGAGAAGGTTGAGCTCAGCGGCGATTTTGAATCCACCGTGGCCACGGCCATGGCACTCTACGCGACGGGAGAGGAGAAGTACCGCAAGGAACTGATTGAAAAGGAGCACTTCGGGTTCTGGGGCGTTCTCCGCTACCGCGTTCTCGACCTGCTGAGCGTCTCCAAGGTCGGGAGCTTCGAAGGCCTGAGGGACGTCGCGTGCCCGTACCTCGGGAAGATAACCCCTGGGGACGACTGGGAACGGGTAATACTGGCCGATTACTACCTGCTCTGCAACATGACCCCAGAGCTCCCCTCCAGCTATTCCGGGCTGTTTCCGTGGCAGGTCGCCGAAATCGCCCGAGTGAAAGCCCTCCTCGGGGAAGACTACTCGGACGAGGTGGACTATCTACTAAGCACCGCCAGGAACGGCGTCTGGAAGGACTTCTACAACACCGAGTACGTGGTGTGGGTGCTCAGGGAACTGAACGTCAGCCATGACTACGGCGCCTCTCTCAGCTACCTCTCAAACAACCTCACCTGGATGCTCAAAACGAAGGACCCAAAAACTGGAAACCCCGTTTACTACACCATCCCAACGTACTACTTCGCCTATGCCATCATAGTCTTCAGCGAGTTTGGAATGGAAAAGGAGCTCAACGAAACCCTGAACCTGCTCGCGGAAAGGCAGTATCCCAACGGCGCGTTTCCATACACCCAGGGCTCGGTGGCGGGCATAACATCGACGGCGAAGGCAGTGTGGGCACTCCAGGAGGCCGGACTTACTGACACAGAGCTTTACGAGAAAGGCGTTTCCTTCCTCAGGAACCTCCTCTACGCCAATATACCGGAGCTTGAAGTGAAAGACGGAACCGTCAGGCTGACCAACGCCACCTTCCTGCTCGTGAGGGATTCCAGATACATAGGCAACAGCACGGGGAGCGTTGAAACCAGCGGCCTCGACGGCTACGTGGTTGTCTATCCCTCAAAGAACCCTCTGTCGATAGGGGCCTACGAAGTCCGGGGATTCACAGCGGTAAAATCCGGGGAAAATGAGGAGGGGACAGCATACGTCTACATCGGAATCGGAGCCCTGCTGGTAGCCCTCACGGTCGTCATCGTGTGGAGATCACGGAAGTGA
- a CDS encoding nucleotidyltransferase domain-containing protein, translating into MLSKIRPVLDECTEHLKPVEVDIAWEWLSNLRDPLNLGYPYKFLTIYQRDFRENHIVVTGEGITGLLPKYRVEEVLPGRLEGILKNLERFSENPKMLHILAGETARLMAFLNGSSLRKEDVLRKLEELGDEEAVKIYRSYLAGRKMGFRGEFLREFVASRVEKMKKRSSLP; encoded by the coding sequence GTGCTTTCAAAAATAAGGCCTGTTCTAGATGAGTGCACCGAACACCTCAAACCCGTTGAGGTCGACATAGCGTGGGAGTGGCTCTCCAACCTCCGCGACCCTCTCAACCTCGGCTACCCCTACAAGTTCCTGACAATCTATCAGCGAGACTTCAGGGAGAACCACATCGTGGTCACTGGCGAGGGGATAACTGGACTCCTGCCCAAATACCGGGTCGAGGAAGTACTCCCCGGAAGGCTGGAGGGAATTCTGAAGAACCTTGAGCGCTTCTCCGAAAATCCGAAGATGCTCCACATCCTGGCCGGTGAAACCGCCAGGCTGATGGCCTTTCTCAACGGCTCAAGCCTCAGAAAGGAGGACGTTTTGAGGAAGCTCGAAGAGCTTGGGGACGAGGAAGCGGTTAAAATCTACCGTTCGTACTTAGCGGGGAGAAAAATGGGGTTCCGGGGGGAGTTTTTGAGGGAGTTCGTAGCATCAAGGGTTGAAAAGATGAAAAAACGAAGCTCACTTCCGTGA
- a CDS encoding ATPase, with protein sequence MIGSVGDDFVKRYRLEYNLDALERVREEIGEEAYSRLKALIEYRLYGKEFDRSPIDVRVALAFSAGSDSTASLRILRWAGFHVVPVMAKLPQMREPVLLNAMTQGAVFVEIPEYMDEMKEQIRKGAPVCGRCHTMVMHAIEDYARENGIKIVASGDLLSSGLISIYKKDDLVMLNFPAFLALDKGEAIATLGRKYALGFGCTLWKSAAKSSPVLKRYGIQRVLRELRARALTPEMAERLIFDILSQ encoded by the coding sequence ATGATAGGCTCCGTGGGAGATGACTTCGTCAAAAGGTACCGGCTCGAATACAACCTGGACGCCCTTGAAAGGGTTAGGGAAGAAATCGGCGAAGAAGCCTACTCCCGCCTGAAAGCCTTGATAGAGTACCGCCTTTACGGGAAGGAGTTTGACCGCTCACCCATCGACGTGAGGGTAGCCCTCGCCTTTTCTGCAGGTTCCGACAGCACGGCGTCCCTCAGAATCCTGCGCTGGGCAGGCTTCCACGTCGTCCCCGTGATGGCAAAGCTCCCACAGATGAGGGAACCGGTTCTCCTCAACGCCATGACGCAGGGTGCGGTTTTCGTCGAGATACCGGAGTACATGGACGAGATGAAGGAGCAGATAAGGAAGGGAGCACCCGTCTGCGGCCGCTGTCATACGATGGTAATGCATGCCATCGAGGACTATGCCAGAGAGAACGGGATAAAGATTGTAGCGAGCGGTGACCTGCTGAGCTCTGGCCTCATATCGATATACAAAAAGGACGACCTCGTGATGCTCAACTTTCCGGCGTTTCTCGCCCTCGACAAGGGCGAGGCGATAGCGACCCTCGGGAGAAAGTACGCCCTGGGCTTCGGCTGCACCCTGTGGAAGTCCGCGGCGAAGAGCTCACCGGTTCTGAAGAGATACGGCATCCAGAGGGTTCTGAGGGAGCTGAGGGCAAGGGCACTCACTCCAGAGATGGCGGAGAGGCTGATATTCGACATCCTATCCCAGTAA
- a CDS encoding aldehyde ferredoxin oxidoreductase family protein, translating to MFAYWGRILRVNLSTGKISEEKFDENFAKKWLGTRGFGIYYLLKEMDATVDPFSPENKLIFATGPLTGTTAPTGGRYMVITKSPLTGYIAMANSGGFFGAELKFAGWDAIVVEGKADHPVYLYINDDQVEIRDASHIWGKVVSETEKTLKEEVGDSKVHIASIGPAGENLSRIAAVMNDEHRAAGRGGVGAVMGSKKLKAIVVRGHKRVEVADRAKFTSVVKEKIEKLKNDPVAGGGLPKFGTAVLVNIINQNGLYPTRNFQDSQFEYAEEQSGEAMASKYLIRNKPCYACPIGCGRVNKLPTLGVTEGPEYESTWALGAHLGINDLASIIEANHLADEYGFDTISLGGTLATAMELYEKGLLKQEDLGDDAPPFRWGNTEVLHYYIEKMAYRKGFGDVLAEGGYRLAEKYNGVEYFMGVKKQELPAYDPRGAEGHGLGYATNNRGGCHIKQYMISPEILGYPYKMDPHDISDEKVKMVILFQDLTALIDAAGLCVFTTFGLGADDYRDMLNAALGWDLSTEEYLRIGERIWNAERLFSLRAGLDPLKEDTLPKRLLEEPVRQGPNKGHVVRLAEMLPRYYRFRGWTEDGRIPEEKLKELGMEEF from the coding sequence ATGTTCGCGTATTGGGGAAGGATTTTAAGAGTTAACCTTAGTACGGGCAAGATAAGCGAAGAGAAGTTCGATGAGAACTTCGCCAAGAAGTGGCTGGGAACCAGGGGATTCGGTATCTATTATCTTCTGAAGGAGATGGACGCAACCGTGGACCCATTCAGCCCGGAGAACAAGCTGATATTCGCCACCGGCCCACTGACCGGAACAACCGCCCCTACCGGCGGCAGATACATGGTGATCACCAAGAGCCCGCTGACGGGCTATATAGCGATGGCCAACTCGGGCGGTTTCTTCGGTGCAGAGCTGAAGTTTGCGGGCTGGGACGCCATAGTGGTCGAGGGCAAAGCGGACCACCCGGTTTATCTCTACATCAACGACGACCAGGTCGAGATAAGGGACGCGAGCCACATATGGGGCAAGGTTGTCAGTGAGACGGAGAAGACCCTCAAGGAGGAGGTTGGAGACAGCAAGGTCCACATAGCCTCCATCGGCCCCGCTGGAGAGAACCTTTCAAGGATAGCCGCGGTCATGAACGACGAGCACCGTGCCGCTGGAAGGGGCGGCGTTGGTGCGGTAATGGGAAGCAAGAAGCTCAAGGCCATCGTCGTCCGCGGCCACAAGCGCGTTGAAGTCGCCGACAGGGCAAAGTTTACCAGCGTCGTGAAGGAGAAGATTGAAAAGCTCAAGAACGACCCCGTCGCGGGAGGTGGACTTCCCAAGTTCGGTACCGCCGTTCTCGTCAACATCATCAACCAGAACGGTCTGTACCCAACCAGGAACTTCCAGGACAGCCAGTTTGAGTACGCGGAGGAGCAGAGCGGCGAGGCAATGGCGTCCAAGTACCTGATAAGAAACAAGCCGTGCTACGCCTGTCCGATCGGCTGTGGAAGGGTCAACAAGCTTCCGACCCTCGGAGTTACGGAGGGACCGGAGTACGAGAGCACCTGGGCGCTCGGAGCGCACCTCGGCATAAACGACCTGGCCAGCATCATAGAGGCCAACCACCTCGCGGACGAGTACGGATTCGACACCATAAGCCTGGGCGGAACTCTAGCAACCGCCATGGAACTCTACGAGAAGGGCCTGCTGAAGCAGGAAGACCTCGGGGATGACGCTCCGCCGTTCAGGTGGGGCAACACTGAGGTTCTCCACTACTACATTGAGAAGATGGCTTACAGGAAGGGCTTTGGAGACGTTCTCGCCGAAGGCGGCTACCGGTTGGCCGAGAAGTACAACGGCGTCGAGTACTTCATGGGAGTCAAAAAGCAGGAGCTTCCGGCGTATGACCCGCGTGGAGCTGAGGGACACGGTCTCGGTTACGCCACCAACAACCGCGGTGGCTGTCACATCAAGCAGTACATGATCAGCCCAGAGATACTCGGCTATCCCTACAAGATGGACCCGCACGACATAAGCGACGAGAAGGTCAAGATGGTCATACTCTTCCAGGACCTAACTGCACTCATCGATGCCGCCGGACTCTGTGTCTTCACGACATTCGGTCTCGGTGCCGACGACTACCGCGACATGCTCAACGCGGCCCTAGGCTGGGACCTCTCGACCGAGGAGTACCTCAGGATAGGCGAGCGCATCTGGAACGCCGAGAGGCTCTTCAGCCTCCGTGCCGGACTCGACCCGCTCAAGGAGGACACTCTGCCCAAGAGACTCCTGGAGGAGCCCGTCAGGCAGGGCCCCAACAAGGGTCACGTCGTCAGGCTTGCCGAGATGCTCCCGCGCTACTACCGCTTCCGCGGCTGGACCGAGGACGGAAGGATTCCGGAGGAGAAGCTCAAGGAGCTTGGAATGGAGGAGTTCTGA